The DNA segment TTctacaaaaagttttaaattacatAGTGAATGATAAAAGGGTAGCCTCTACATACCTTTGCGGAATCTCCTTGTTTCCTTCTGGCTTTGCCATCTGGTCCTTCTCCATTTGCTCTCCTCCCTATTCTAGGCCCAGATTCTTTCGGGTCTTTCCCCAGTCTTCCGGAGAACTGCTAATGAAGCACAGATAAAcggcatgaaataaaaacacaaagacagtATAGTATAGCATGTAGAACACAGTGTATTAATAACATCTCGTTTATCAACTAGACTTACGTTGCTAGGGCTTAGGTCATGCAAAAGCATATTCTGGTGGCTGCCAAGCGACATGTCCAGCATATCAGTGCTTTTTCCTCCTGCTGTTCCAGTTCCTGTTGCATACATTGGAAGGCGGTAATCCAACTCGCTAAGCTTCTCCTGTTTTATACCCATACTGTGGAGAAAGCCACCATTGTGGTCTGGAGAGTCACGTTCCTTCTTCAGGATCATCTCTTGGGGCAGATCCAACATGGAGGCTTGCGAAGTCAGACGTGTGAAGCTGGTCACTGGAGGTAAATGGCTGAACATGATCATGCTGGGGGGAAAGTTGGGGTCCATGCCACCGTTCCGTAAAAACTCACTGCCTAGTTTGTCTTGTATAATACTCATGCTTGGGTCTTTAACAGGCCAAAGTTCATTGATGAAATATGCTATGAAGACATGAAAATACGGGATGGATTATGAATTGATCTAGTACATCAATGTCATTGAGGGAacaaataattagtaatttatttaaaaaaaaaaataaaaaaaaaaataggttattCTGTTCTTTTAGAGTAATAATGTGCAgcgtttcattttctttattattccGGATCTATAAACATAACTGATTTCATTAACAAGATCGCTATACTAGTTGATGATTCAGGGAATTGTTAGTCTCAGCCtgagacgtcacgcccacggaccgttggctaaacgtctgatgcatatgggacacaaaagtggaaacacttcaagAGTGTCGGagtcggattggttgaattctacaggatttccgtgaGACGTGTGTGTCGTGTTAACGTTCctcctggaaacaaagatacc comes from the Cyprinus carpio isolate SPL01 chromosome B4, ASM1834038v1, whole genome shotgun sequence genome and includes:
- the LOC109113821 gene encoding zinc finger protein 281-like isoform X1; the encoded protein is MSIIQDKLGSEFLRNGGMDPNFPPSMIMFSHLPPVTSFTRLTSQASMLDLPQEMILKKERDSPDHNGGFLHSMGIKQEKLSELDYRLPMYATGTGTAGGKSTDMLDMSLGSHQNMLLHDLSPSNQFSGRLGKDPKESGPRIGRRANGEGPDGKARRKQGDSAKVCRGYPFIIHYVI
- the LOC109113821 gene encoding uncharacterized protein LOC109113821 isoform X2 — its product is MSIIQDKLGSEFLRNGGMDPNFPPSMIMFSHLPPVTSFTRLTSQASMLDLPQEMILKKERDSPDHNGGFLHSMGIKQEKLSELDYRLPMYATGTGTAGGKSTDMLDMSLGSHQNMLLHDLSPSNFSGRLGKDPKESGPRIGRRANGEGPDGKARRKQGDSAKVCRGYPFIIHYVI